The DNA window AAAAATACAACCAATATGAATGTAATAACTATAACACCTACTATGGAAGAAAATCTAATGTATTTTATGTAATCCTCACTTGGTTCTATATCGCCTTTATACATCCATCTTTTTCCCATCTTTGCGGCTTGTTCAGGATACATTATTGAATATATAAGCAAAGCATAAAATGGAATAAAAAAGATGATGGTAAGAAAATTTTCAAGAATTCTCATAGCCTTCCTCCTATCAATTATTCAAGTCTTGACGAATTAATTGAACTCATTAGAAAATGGATTATTATATATATATTTCTATCATATATAATAATATATCAGTTTCACATACGAATTTTCACTATTGATAGAATTATGCTACAAATCATCAATATAATCATTAACTATATTAATCATTTACAAGCTGACTTTAAATATTTTTTATGATTAAATCAATATTTTAAATATAATTATTAATATTTTTAATTTTCCTATTGACATTATTAATTTTATGGTTTATTATTGACTCATACCAACATATGGAACTAATAATAAACCTTGGGAGGTATGCCATCATGTCAGATTATGCTATAGAAGTAACTAATCTTAAAAAAGAATTTGAAGTTAAAAAGAAAAGCCAGCCTTTTTGGAAAAGAAAAAAAGGTGATAAAGAAATGTTTATTGCGGTAAACAATGTAAACTTCGATGTTAAAAAAGGTGAAATATTTGGTTTTCTTGGACCAAACGGTGCAGGTAAAACCACTACTATTAAGATGATCTCTACTTTACTTAGACCATCATCGGGGGCTGTAAGAGTAAACGATATAGATGTGAATAAGAAACCATTAGAGGCCTTAAAAAATCTTGGAACAGTACTATCTGGTGAAAGAAGCACATATTGGAAGCTTACAGGAAGAGAAAACCTCAAATACTTTGCAGCCATGAACGGCATTACAGGAAAAGCTGCTGATGATAGGATAGATTCTCTCCTCAAAAGATTCAGTCTAGAAAAAAGGGCAGATGAAACTGTAGAAAAATATTCAACAGGTATGAAACAAAGAGTAGCACTTGCAAAAGCCTTGATATCAGAGCCATCAATAGTAATACTTGATGAGCCAACCTCAGGATTAGATCCTCAATCAGCTAGAAATCTTAGGGAGCTTATATTAGAAATAAAAGAAGAAGGAAGAACTATACTCCTAACAACTCACTACATGGAAGAGGCAGACCAGCTAAGTGATAGAATAGCGATAATAGATCATGGTAAAATAATAGCACTTGATACACCTCAAAATTTAAAGAAAAGCCTTAATAAAACTAATGTAGTATTGCTTGAACTGAACAACTGGAACGAAGACATCTCAAATAAAATTAAAGATATTAAATTCATTGAAAAAGTGAATTCTAAATTTAATGATACAACACAAAAATGGGAGGTCAAGGCTCATATCCAAAATGGAAATGATACTATTAGCAGTTTAATATCTACCATAACTGCATCAGGTACTAAAATCAATAATTTTAGTACAGAAGAGCCAACTCTTGAGGACGTGTTTATAAGTTTGACAGGAAAATCTCTTAGAGAATAGGAGGTGGAATAATGGAAGCTATAGCTAATAAAAATAATCGCATTGCTATAAATGCAAAGCCCTCTATGATTACAGCAATAATATATATTTTTAAAAGAGATATGAAAATAATGTTTAGATATCCATCTTGGTTTATTCCAATGCTTATATGGCCAGTAATATTTCCCTTAGGCTTTATATTTACTGCCAAGGCATTGTCAGGAACTAGTGGTAATTCGCTAGAGACTTTTTTAGTTCATGCAGGCACTACCAATTTTACAACGTACATGTTAATAGGTACTACTATGTGGATGTGGATAAATATAATGCTTTGGTCCTTTGGTAGCAGCCTAAGACAAGAGCAAATAAGAGGTACTCTCGAATCAAATTGGCTGTGTCCAGTTCCTAAGATAAGTCTATTGCTAGGATATTCGGTTTCACAATTAGTCATGAGTTTAGGTTATATTATAGTTGCAGTTATAGAGTTTAAGCTTGTATACAATTTTGAAATTGTAGGCAGTCCACTGTTATCACTCTTAATCATTCTATTATCTATACCACCAATCTATGGAATTGGATTTATATTTGCGAGTCTGGTAATGTGGGCAAAAGAGGCTAATTCAATGGTTTTTCTAGTTCGAGGAATTATGTCCATATTCTGTGGAATAACTTACCCACTTGCAGTACTTCCAAATTGGATGGCTAGTGTGTCTAATATGATACCTCTAACCTATAGTATAAGAGCCCTTAGAGCAGTAGTATTATCAGGTGCGAATATGAACGACATTAAAACAGAAATTTCTGCTCTTATAATATTTGGACTTATATTAATGACAACGGGAATATTAGCATTTCTATTTACTCAAAAGAAGGTAAGAGATACAGGCTCTTTGGGACACTACTAATATTGAAAGGAGTATTTTTATGGATACAAATAGATTTAGAAATTATATTTTGGCTATATTAGCTATTACTAGAAAAGATATTAAAGTATTCTTTAGATATCCTGTAAATGCACTGTTTAGAATTGTAGAACCAATAATGTGGATAACTCCAGTATACTTTTTAGCTAAATCATTTCAGATAGCTGGGGAAAATGTAGGCTTTGCACAGTATACCGGTACTACTGACTACATGGCATTTCTAATACTAGGTAGTATTGTTAGCAGTTTTGTTAGTGCTGTGTTATGGGGCATGGGATTTTCACTTAAAAATGAAATGGATTCAGGTGTTATAGAGTCAAATTGGCTGACACCAGTACCATTATGGGTACAGCTCATAGGCAGGTCTTTGTTTTCTCTTTTTATTACTACATTGAATTCTCTATCAGTAGCTTTTCTTGTGTGGCTATTATTTGGATTTAATATAGTTGCTAGTGGAATACTTCCTGCTATAATCACTCTTATTCCTCTATTAATAGCTCTTTACGGTCTGGGATTTGGAATAGCCTCTTTAGTTCTAATCACTAATAACGCTAATAATATTATAGATATAAGTAACTTTATTCTTAACACTATATGTGGAAGCGACTTTCCTATAATAGTACTTCCAAGGTTCATCCTAGCATTATCCCTTTCACTTCCTTTGACTTATGGATATGATGCAATAAGAGGAATAATGTTAGGAACAAATACACTGCTTCCTATTCACATGGAACAACTCATACTAATAGGCTTTATGGTAGTAGGACTAATACTTGGTCATTATATTTTGAAAAAAGTAGAAAAACATTGTAAAACAATTGGAAATATAGGTTTTCATTAGAAGAAGCGGAGTTACCCCCTGCTTCTTCTATGCTTTTTATCTAAATACTACCTTTATTAGTTTAGTATATATTTACTCAAATTGAGGAAGATACCCTCTATTCTCTCTAATAATGTCATCTAATATTAATTTTGCAGTCTTAACAGATGGAACTAATGGATGAGCAATCAAAGCTTTTAATGCTGTATTGTAATCTCCTGTAACTCCTGCCTCTACTGACAGCAATTCATAGGCCTTCACACTGCTGATGAGCCCAGAAATCTCAGGTGGGAGTTTTCCAACAGCTATAGGATGTGCTCCATTGCTGTCTATAACCGCATTCACCTCTACAACAACATCCTCAGGCTGGTTTAAGATCGCTCCGTTATTCCTCACATTTACTGTATGAATCTCTTTTTTATTGTTATATATTGCACTTATTAGTGATACTGCTGCATCTGAATAATAGGCTCCTCCTCTTTTTTCTAGCTGAGGAGGCTTGATATCTAATGACTCATCTGCATATATTTCAAAAAGCTCCTTTTCAACCTTCTGAACCTGATCTGCTCTAGTGCCTTCTCCTGTTGCTAGTGCTGTTTTCATATCATCAATCATTTCATCTGTCATATAAAAATATCTATGGTATGGACATGGAATCATGGATAGTGCTCTTAAATAATCTTTATCCCAATTTAGGTCAGTAATATTCTTCATAGTTAATGAGGCTCCATCACAAAGCATATTTATTACTTTGTCAGTGATGTCCTTTCCATCCAGATATACCTTCCTTCCCCAAACTAAATGATTCAATCCTGCAAATTCAATTTGCAATCTGCTGCTGTCTACTTCTAATAGCTCGGCTGTATTTTTTACCATATGTATTGGTACATTACATAGTCCAATGGCTTTTACATTTGCATATTTAAGTATGGTTTCTGTTATAAGACCAGCAGGATTAGTAAAGTTAATGAGCCATGCATTAGGTGAAAGTGTTTCTATATCCCTACATATATCTAAAATAACTGGAATAGTCCTCATTGCCTTTGCAAATCCGCCAGCACCAGTAGTTTCTTGCCCCAGCACATTATACTTCAATGGTATATGCTCGTCTCTTGCTCTTGCTGCCAATCCACCTACACGTAGCTGAGTTAATACGAAATCAGCATCTTTTATAGCCTCTTTTCTGTTTAAGGTAAGCTTTATTTGTATATCTAGCCCTGCTTTCTTTACCATTCGTTTAGCTAAATTGCCTACTATTTCTAATTTGCTTCTCCCTTCTTCTATATCTACAAGGCATAGTTCTTTTACAGGTAATTCCTCTACTCTTTTAATAAATCCATCAATTAGCTCTGGAGTATAGCTGCTTCCCCCACCAATAACAGCAATTTTTAGACCCTTCATTACCTATTCCCCCTTTATTTTTCTGTCACTCTGTGCATTACTTTCCTGTATGTAATTTTCATTACGAACAATTTATATACTAATTATATTATATAACCTCCTAAGGCTAGATTTTAACTTTTTTGTATAATTAATGATTTTTCTATCGACATTATTTTCATATTATCAGTATAATTTACAAAAAGTAATTCAGTGGTTTCGAAAAAATCGGGTTAGGTCATTCTCCGCAGTTTCGAAGCACAAATTTGTTCACTCCCTTCGGTCGTGCAAATTTGGTTCTCATTGCGTTTGACCTACCATCGATTTTCTGACAGAAACATTCAGAAAATCGGGTTAGGTCATAAAAAAGAAGATAGAATATTCTATCTTCTCTATTGTTCTTCTTTTTCAAATTTTTCTTTTGGAGCACCACATTTTGGGCATTTCTTTGGTCTGCATCTGCCTTCCTTCGTTTCTCCACATACAGTACACTTCCAAACTGCCATTTAGTTCACCTCCATATGTTTTAAGATTATATTTGACGTAAAAAATTATTTTCCTGCTATTAAATGCAAAATAATATAATTTTTTTAAGCTGCTCCATCAGGTATATATCCTCTAAACTGAGCCTTATAAAGCTTAGCATAAATTCCATTGCTATCTAATAAATCTTCATGTCTTCCTTTTTCCTCTATTCCCTTATCAGTAAGTACAACTATTTCATCGGCATTTCTTATAGTTGAAAGTCTATGAGCAATTACTAATGTAGTTCTACCCTTTGACAATCTCTCTAAGGATTCTTGTATGGCTATTTCGGTTTCATTGTCAAGAGCAGATGTAGCCTCATCAAGAATCAAAATCGGAGGATTTTTTAAGAAAACCCTAGCAATAGATATTCTCTGCTTTTGTCCACCAGAAAGCTTTACTCCTTTTTCTCCAATATAGGTATTATATTTATCTGGCAAAGTCATAATAAAATCGTGTATATTAGCATTTTTAGCAGCTTCTATTACCTCTTCATCTGTGGCATCTAGACTTCCATATAATATATTTTCTTTAATAGTGCCTGTAAATAAAAATACATCCTGTTGCACTAAGCCTATGTTTTGTCTCAAGGATTTTAATTTGATGTCTTTTATGCTAATTCCATCAATTAATATATCTCCATCATCTAATTCATAAAATCTAGGTATTAAATGACATAATGTAGTTTTTCCACCACCAGAAGGCCCTACTAATGCAAGAGTTTCTCCTGCCTCTATTGTATAGTTTAATCCTGCTAGCACGGTTTTATTGTTATCCTGATAGCTAAATGTAACATCTCTAAGCTCTATGCTCCCTTTTACATTTTCAAGATCAATTGCATTTTCACTATCTGAAATGTCAGGCTCTATATTCATTATTTCTACGAAACGCTCAAAGCCAGTCATTCCATCCTGATATTGCTGAATAAATTGGGCAAGCCTTCTAATTGGTTGAAGAAAGAAGGTTACATATAATAAGAAAGCAAACAAATCGCCCATATTTATAAGCTCTGCATAAGCAAAATATCCACCTAGACTTATTACTATAAGGTTTAAAATATTTGAGAAGAACTGTATTCCTGCTGTAAATTCTGCCATTGTTTTAAATGATGTTTCTCTAGATTCCTTAAATTCACTGTTTCCTACATGGAACTTTTCTATTTCATGCTCTTCATTTGTAAAAGATTTTGCTACTCTTATACCTGATATACTATTTTCAAGCTGTGCATTAACCTTAGCAATCTTTACTCTTTGAGCTTTAAAGGCGTTTTCCAGCTTAGCTCTTTTAGAGATTGCAAACCAAATCATAATTGGAATAAATGCAAATATTATTAGTGTTAGCCTCCACTCTATTCTAATAAGAATAACAAAAGAGCCTATTAGCATCACAAAGGATATGAAAAGATCTTCAGGTCCGTGATGTGCTAACTCCGTGATCTCTCTAAGATCATTTACTATCCTTGACATTATGTGCCCAGTTTTCGTATTGTCAAAATAGCTAAATGATAAAGACTGAATATGAGTGAATATATCCTTCCTCATATCAAATTCCATTCTTGTCCCAACAACATGGCCATAATAATCCACTATGTAGTTGGCAATATATCTGACTATATAAAGTACAACCAACACACCAGTAATTATGAAAAGAGTTCGGATTCTTCCTTCCGGAATTATATTGTTTATAACATTTCTAGTTACTATAGGAAAAACTAAATCTAAGGCCGCTATTAAAAGTGCACAGGCCATATCTAATAAAAATAGCTTCCAATGTGGCCTATAGTATGAAATAAATTTTTTTATCAATGTACTCATCCTCCTTTATTTTTCTTCTAAGCGCTTAGCTAATTCATCTAATCCATATAGCATTTTATCTACAACGTCAGCTTCAATATCAATCAAAGCTTTTCTTATAAGTTCATTGCTAGCTTGATAATTTATTGAGTTTATCAGCTCTGCACCAGCGCCTGTTAAAATTACTCTACTTACTCTCCTATCATTTTTGTCTTTAATCCTCTCAACATAACCCTTTTCTTCTAGCCTAGAAATTCTCTCTGATATTGTGTTTTGCGCCTTTTTAGTCTCCACAGCCATCTCTCCTATAGTTGGAGGATTGGCAGTGTTCTTAAGATAGATTAAGGTGTGGAACTGATCTAGAGTTAGATTGTTCCCCTGAGCTATTTCATGGCGTTTCATATGTATTATTTTGTTTATTAGCCTTACATTTCTGACTATTTCCTCTGTTTTTTCTGAGATATTCACATTATTTCTCCCTTTTTATATCGTAATACGATATTTTTGGTACACTAAATATTATAAGTTATTTACTATTCACTGTCAATGTCTAATAAATAATAAAAGGATGGAAAAAATCCACCCCTTTAAATTTAGAATAATATAAGCATAGATACTATATTTCATAATGTTAGTAAAAATCACGGTCCCTTCTTCTTCTTCGTCTTCTCCTTCTGTGTAAGAAGGTACCTAACAGTGTAATTCCGATGAGGTCTCTAAATATCCTTCTCCTGCCAAAGAAAGGTCTTTGCATGATATCTATTTCCATACCCATACCACGTTTTCTTTCATCTAAGTCTTGGTCTATCTCAGGATACTCTCTCATCATTTTTTCATATATTTCATCAGTCATACTCTCTAATTCTCTTTTAGAAGGTTCCCATTCTTCTCCTTTTTCTCTAGTATGTCTTGATATACACTCATGAATTCTAGGTTGTAATTTATGGTAAAGCTCAGGAAACATATGATTCATATCTTCACCATTGAGATATCTATCCATATCATCCATCCTAATTATACCTCCTTATTTCATGCTCTTTGCACTATATTTTATGTAACCATATTTTTTTTGCTACATAAAAAAAGATTTCTAGCAATTTTCTGATAAAAGCCTTCGAAACAATCGGGTTAGGTCATTTTCCGCAGTTTCGAAACACAAATTTATCTGCTCGCTATCGCTCGCATAAATTTGGTTCTCATTGCGTTTGACCTACCATCGATTCTTTCGATAAAAGCCTTCGAAACAATCGGGTTAGGTCATAAAAAAACAGGATAATTTTTATATTATCCTGTTACACAACCTTCTTCATTATTTTAATGACTTCACTTTTACATTTTGCATTTATCACATTCTTTATAGCTTCCTCATCTCTTAAAAAATCTACTAGTTCAGATAGTGCATTCAAATGCCCCTCAGAGTCTGTAGAACAAAATGATATTATTAGTTTAATTGGATCATACTCTTCATCGCCAAATTTAACAGCTTCTTTTAATGTAATAAGACTCATTCCTGTCCTCAATACACCATCTTCTGGTCTTGCATGTGGGAAGGCCATTCCTTTAGATATTACGACATAAGGGCCTATTTCTTTGACCATATTTATCATTGCATCTATATATCTATTCTCTACTGCCCCGCTTCTTTCAAGGAGTTCCCCACCCTTCCGGACAGCCTCCTCCCAGTCCTCAGCATTAACCGCCAACTCAATAGAGCTTTCAGTAATTAAATCAATTAACAATTTAACCATCACCATCCAGCAATAATTCTAATTTATATGCATTGAAAAGAGATGCAATTAAGTATGTGTTTATATATGAAAATGCTACTGCTCCAGTATCATTAATAATAAATGCAATAATTGATACTATAAACATTATACAATATTTTTCAAAGGATTCAATGTCAATTTCAGTAATATGCTTAATAAACTTCTTTTCATCCTTATAAAACCTTCTAAGAAAAAGTATTTGAAACAAAATAATTATACTCCAAGGAGGCAATATTGATATAATCAAAAGCTGCTTTAGCTTAACAGTTAAAATATACATAAGTTCATTGAAGCCAAAGAATTTAATTCTTTCAATAAGACTCCCTGCATGACTAGTATTTGCGCTATTAATGTCAATGTACAAATTTACTCCAAAAATAATAATTCCAATACCTATTAAAAATAACATACCTTTTTTATCTTTATTGCGACCAAATAAAGTTGAATATATCAATATTAAAAATAATATAATTGAGGTTATATACCCGCCTACATTGGCACCATGCCTTCCTGATAATGCAATTATCACTACCCCAAAATATAATAATGCTAAGGAGGATGGCACATAGTTAGATAGCCATCCTTTCAATTTATAAAAGGTAATAATAGATGTCACAATTAGTACTCCCATTATATCATTATTAAGTCCATAAAATCTTCCTGCTGCGACTATATTGTTATATCCTATAAAAGAATCATATATCATATTTAAATTAAAATAGACACCTATTAAAATCAATATATTAGTAATTATAGATATCACATTAATAGAATTAATTCCTCTCTCAATCAAGATTTTTGATATGACTAAGGAAGTAATGATTATAAAAATACAATAGGTCACAATATGCCTATGGAAATTAAAAACCCCATAAATCAAGGATAAAAAAATGCTTAAAATTATACTTGTCATTATGAACTCATATTGATGAATATTCCTTTTTTTCATGAAAACGTAGTTGTACAAAACATAAAGCTGACCAATAATCACATATCCATGAAAAACATATTTAATTATATTTAAGTTCAAAAATTCAAGTAGGTCATTTTTACTTTCTTCAATAATATCTTTACTTCTGATAACTTCTAATCTGTTGCCTATATTAGTACCTTTACTAATATCATATTTCGCCTCTATATCTGTTTTTATATCCAAATTAGCTACTAGTCCGTCTCTTCTTGTTGTTTTACTAGTTAATGTCCCTACCCCTTCTCCACTACTTCGATATATTAGGGGAACAAGAGTACTATTCCATCTATAGGATATATCTCCATTAATATTTTCAGGAAAAACATATAGATGAATACTGCTAAAATTGTCAATATATCTTTTCAATATTTTAATTCTTTCCTGTTGTCCATCTATTTCATAAGAAACAACTAATACATCCACATATCTGAATAACTCATCAGTCTTTTCTTTAAGCCATTTATCATTATAGCTAATACTGTCTATACCTTTGTCAATTTTTCCATCTTTATCTGCTATTAATAATGACGAATGTCCTCTCCCCAAAAAGCCTGTCCTTATTCCATTTTTCCTTAAACTGTCACCTAACAAACTAATTTCCCGGGAAAAAGATGGATAC is part of the Proteiniborus sp. MB09-C3 genome and encodes:
- a CDS encoding ATP-binding cassette domain-containing protein — protein: MSDYAIEVTNLKKEFEVKKKSQPFWKRKKGDKEMFIAVNNVNFDVKKGEIFGFLGPNGAGKTTTIKMISTLLRPSSGAVRVNDIDVNKKPLEALKNLGTVLSGERSTYWKLTGRENLKYFAAMNGITGKAADDRIDSLLKRFSLEKRADETVEKYSTGMKQRVALAKALISEPSIVILDEPTSGLDPQSARNLRELILEIKEEGRTILLTTHYMEEADQLSDRIAIIDHGKIIALDTPQNLKKSLNKTNVVLLELNNWNEDISNKIKDIKFIEKVNSKFNDTTQKWEVKAHIQNGNDTISSLISTITASGTKINNFSTEEPTLEDVFISLTGKSLRE
- a CDS encoding ABC transporter permease, translating into MEAIANKNNRIAINAKPSMITAIIYIFKRDMKIMFRYPSWFIPMLIWPVIFPLGFIFTAKALSGTSGNSLETFLVHAGTTNFTTYMLIGTTMWMWINIMLWSFGSSLRQEQIRGTLESNWLCPVPKISLLLGYSVSQLVMSLGYIIVAVIEFKLVYNFEIVGSPLLSLLIILLSIPPIYGIGFIFASLVMWAKEANSMVFLVRGIMSIFCGITYPLAVLPNWMASVSNMIPLTYSIRALRAVVLSGANMNDIKTEISALIIFGLILMTTGILAFLFTQKKVRDTGSLGHY
- a CDS encoding ABC transporter permease, whose product is MDTNRFRNYILAILAITRKDIKVFFRYPVNALFRIVEPIMWITPVYFLAKSFQIAGENVGFAQYTGTTDYMAFLILGSIVSSFVSAVLWGMGFSLKNEMDSGVIESNWLTPVPLWVQLIGRSLFSLFITTLNSLSVAFLVWLLFGFNIVASGILPAIITLIPLLIALYGLGFGIASLVLITNNANNIIDISNFILNTICGSDFPIIVLPRFILALSLSLPLTYGYDAIRGIMLGTNTLLPIHMEQLILIGFMVVGLILGHYILKKVEKHCKTIGNIGFH
- a CDS encoding 6-phospho-beta-glucosidase codes for the protein MKGLKIAVIGGGSSYTPELIDGFIKRVEELPVKELCLVDIEEGRSKLEIVGNLAKRMVKKAGLDIQIKLTLNRKEAIKDADFVLTQLRVGGLAARARDEHIPLKYNVLGQETTGAGGFAKAMRTIPVILDICRDIETLSPNAWLINFTNPAGLITETILKYANVKAIGLCNVPIHMVKNTAELLEVDSSRLQIEFAGLNHLVWGRKVYLDGKDITDKVINMLCDGASLTMKNITDLNWDKDYLRALSMIPCPYHRYFYMTDEMIDDMKTALATGEGTRADQVQKVEKELFEIYADESLDIKPPQLEKRGGAYYSDAAVSLISAIYNNKKEIHTVNVRNNGAILNQPEDVVVEVNAVIDSNGAHPIAVGKLPPEISGLISSVKAYELLSVEAGVTGDYNTALKALIAHPLVPSVKTAKLILDDIIRENRGYLPQFE
- a CDS encoding RCKP-type rubredoxin-like domain-containing protein codes for the protein MAVWKCTVCGETKEGRCRPKKCPKCGAPKEKFEKEEQ
- a CDS encoding ABC transporter ATP-binding protein, which translates into the protein MIKKFISYYRPHWKLFLLDMACALLIAALDLVFPIVTRNVINNIIPEGRIRTLFIITGVLVVLYIVRYIANYIVDYYGHVVGTRMEFDMRKDIFTHIQSLSFSYFDNTKTGHIMSRIVNDLREITELAHHGPEDLFISFVMLIGSFVILIRIEWRLTLIIFAFIPIMIWFAISKRAKLENAFKAQRVKIAKVNAQLENSISGIRVAKSFTNEEHEIEKFHVGNSEFKESRETSFKTMAEFTAGIQFFSNILNLIVISLGGYFAYAELINMGDLFAFLLYVTFFLQPIRRLAQFIQQYQDGMTGFERFVEIMNIEPDISDSENAIDLENVKGSIELRDVTFSYQDNNKTVLAGLNYTIEAGETLALVGPSGGGKTTLCHLIPRFYELDDGDILIDGISIKDIKLKSLRQNIGLVQQDVFLFTGTIKENILYGSLDATDEEVIEAAKNANIHDFIMTLPDKYNTYIGEKGVKLSGGQKQRISIARVFLKNPPILILDEATSALDNETEIAIQESLERLSKGRTTLVIAHRLSTIRNADEIVVLTDKGIEEKGRHEDLLDSNGIYAKLYKAQFRGYIPDGAA
- a CDS encoding MarR family transcriptional regulator, whose translation is MNISEKTEEIVRNVRLINKIIHMKRHEIAQGNNLTLDQFHTLIYLKNTANPPTIGEMAVETKKAQNTISERISRLEEKGYVERIKDKNDRRVSRVILTGAGAELINSINYQASNELIRKALIDIEADVVDKMLYGLDELAKRLEEK
- a CDS encoding PTS sugar transporter subunit IIA, with amino-acid sequence MLIDLITESSIELAVNAEDWEEAVRKGGELLERSGAVENRYIDAMINMVKEIGPYVVISKGMAFPHARPEDGVLRTGMSLITLKEAVKFGDEEYDPIKLIISFCSTDSEGHLNALSELVDFLRDEEAIKNVINAKCKSEVIKIMKKVV